In the Nitrospirales bacterium LBB_01 genome, one interval contains:
- a CDS encoding cytochrome b6 (electron transport protein) — protein sequence MGKLFDWIDGVFHVKKPHRRFLKRSIIPERLNYFYCLGGAAFTSYLLLFATGLLLSLYYIPSEHEAFSSIVKIQREVHLGWFIRSVHKWSATFIIVFILSHTLRVFVSGAYSKPKELNWVIGSLTLLFAFASGFTGYLLPWDQKAYWATEVGTSMGGTVPFIGRHIVYLIRGGTDLDGATLIRFYSMHVLWFPLCMSMLLWAHFHMIKRQGIKVNL from the coding sequence ATGGGAAAACTATTTGATTGGATAGACGGTGTGTTCCATGTAAAGAAACCTCACCGAAGGTTTCTTAAGCGCTCAATTATTCCTGAGAGGTTAAACTATTTTTATTGTCTTGGGGGGGCTGCTTTTACATCGTATCTGCTTTTGTTTGCTACCGGATTGCTTCTATCTTTATACTATATTCCGTCAGAGCATGAGGCATTCTCAAGTATAGTAAAAATTCAGAGAGAGGTGCATCTGGGCTGGTTTATTCGCTCCGTTCATAAGTGGTCAGCGACCTTTATTATAGTGTTCATTCTTAGTCACACACTGAGAGTATTTGTTTCCGGGGCGTACAGTAAACCAAAGGAACTTAACTGGGTTATCGGCTCTTTAACTCTGTTGTTTGCCTTTGCCTCGGGCTTTACAGGCTATCTGCTGCCGTGGGATCAAAAAGCATACTGGGCAACTGAGGTTGGAACATCTATGGGAGGAACCGTGCCCTTTATAGGTCGTCACATCGTGTATCTTATACGTGGCGGCACCGATTTAGACGGCGCAACTTTAATCAGATTTTACAGTATGCACGTCCTTTGGTTCCCTCTTTGTATGTCAATGCTGCTTTGGGCACATTTTCACATGATTAAACGACAGGGGATAAAGGTTAACTTGTAA
- a CDS encoding (d)CMP kinase yields the protein MPRKVIAIDGPAGAGKSTVAKELAKRLGYDYLDSGALYRAAALKLMTAKLDGDASDDKIMEILKDTHIEFSNGKVYLDRADVSERIRTPETGHYTSVFSTKKVVRDFLQVLQKAVGNTADLVAEGRDMATVVFPNAYRKFFITANEDIRAQRRFNQLNGKVSFTDALKDVRERDKRDSERTVAPLMKAPDAIEIDTSNKDIETVLSEIMRELA from the coding sequence ATGCCAAGAAAGGTGATAGCGATAGACGGCCCTGCCGGGGCCGGAAAAAGCACAGTGGCAAAAGAACTTGCCAAACGTTTGGGGTATGATTATCTGGACTCCGGCGCTCTCTACCGGGCAGCCGCCCTTAAGCTCATGACGGCAAAACTTGACGGCGACGCTTCTGATGATAAGATAATGGAAATACTAAAAGACACACATATAGAGTTTTCTAATGGCAAGGTGTATCTCGATAGGGCAGATGTCTCAGAGCGTATCCGAACACCGGAGACAGGGCATTATACATCAGTGTTTTCAACAAAAAAAGTGGTCAGAGATTTTTTACAGGTATTGCAAAAGGCGGTTGGTAACACTGCAGACCTTGTTGCTGAGGGAAGGGATATGGCAACGGTAGTGTTTCCCAATGCCTACAGAAAATTCTTTATAACGGCAAATGAGGATATACGCGCACAAAGGCGTTTTAACCAGTTAAACGGTAAAGTGAGTTTTACTGATGCGCTTAAAGATGTCAGAGAGCGGGATAAGCGTGATTCCGAGCGCACAGTGGCTCCGCTTATGAAAGCCCCCGATGCAATTGAAATAGACACCTCCAATAAGGACATAGAGACGGTACTAAGTGAAATAATGAGAGAACTTGCATGA
- the neuC gene encoding UDP-N-acetylglucosamine 2-epimerase (hydrolyzing) — translation MAKRKIAVVLGSRANYASIKSVLRELKNKTNVELQIYLGASALLDKYGKIEPILEADGLCVNERFYMLIEGETPETMAMSTGLGIIKLSGIFQNNRPDVVVTVGDRFETMSTAISAAYLNIHLAHTMGGEVSGTIDESIRHAVTKFAHIHFPANEKAAERIRKMGENPAHVFVTGCPRIDVVKEIIDANRAGDGIEEELFWKKYGGVGGFFSIKKEKFLLVMQHPVTTEFEANRKHMSETLSALQKLKMPVIMLWPNADAGSDEISKEIRTFREKYKTNEWLHLFKNLPMDIFIRLMDLCACMVGNSSSAIREGAIVGVPAVNVGSRQSGRCRGLNVMDVDNNAGEIYDAVKAQLSKVKYPADNLYGDGNAGVQIAKILSETDLTSIPVQKQIMY, via the coding sequence ATGGCAAAACGAAAAATAGCAGTAGTGTTGGGTTCAAGAGCAAACTATGCCAGTATAAAGTCTGTGCTCAGGGAGCTAAAAAACAAAACTAATGTTGAACTGCAAATTTACCTTGGGGCGTCTGCGCTTCTGGATAAGTACGGCAAAATTGAGCCTATCCTTGAAGCTGATGGACTCTGTGTTAACGAAAGATTTTACATGTTGATTGAAGGCGAAACACCTGAGACTATGGCAATGTCAACCGGTCTTGGCATTATAAAACTCTCCGGTATATTTCAAAATAACCGCCCCGATGTGGTTGTTACTGTTGGGGATCGCTTTGAAACCATGTCAACCGCAATATCGGCAGCCTATCTGAACATCCATCTGGCACACACTATGGGCGGTGAGGTCTCAGGCACAATAGATGAGTCCATACGACATGCTGTAACAAAGTTTGCCCACATACACTTTCCGGCCAATGAAAAAGCGGCGGAAAGAATAAGAAAAATGGGCGAAAATCCGGCTCACGTATTTGTCACCGGCTGTCCGCGCATAGATGTTGTTAAGGAAATTATTGACGCTAACAGAGCCGGAGACGGCATAGAAGAGGAGTTGTTTTGGAAAAAATACGGTGGCGTGGGTGGGTTCTTTTCAATAAAAAAGGAGAAATTTCTTCTTGTTATGCAGCACCCTGTGACAACTGAGTTTGAAGCTAACAGAAAACACATGTCTGAAACATTATCGGCTTTACAGAAACTTAAGATGCCAGTGATAATGCTTTGGCCAAACGCTGATGCTGGCTCCGATGAGATTTCAAAAGAAATCAGAACATTCAGGGAAAAATATAAAACTAACGAATGGCTGCATCTGTTTAAAAATCTGCCAATGGATATTTTTATAAGGCTTATGGATTTATGTGCCTGCATGGTGGGAAATTCAAGCAGCGCAATACGTGAGGGCGCAATTGTAGGGGTCCCCGCGGTAAACGTTGGCTCAAGGCAATCCGGCAGATGCAGAGGTTTAAATGTTATGGATGTTGACAATAATGCAGGGGAAATTTATGACGCGGTCAAGGCACAATTGAGTAAGGTAAAATATCCTGCCGACAATCTGTATGGCGATGGAAATGCAGGGGTTCAGATTGCTAAAATATTATCTGAAACGGATTTAACAAGCATTCCTGTACAGAAACAAATAATGTACTGA
- a CDS encoding 30S ribosomal protein S1: protein MELQNNDLEQLYAGTFKTISPGMILTGKVVSKKHDAIVVDIGYKSEGFIPIDDFTADELLELQEGGDIEVLVSSIKDSEGTITLSKSKAKILKTQKRLQRSLEEGTVLEGKIVEKTKGGFFVDISGVKAFLPGSQYDVKQLKSYDDAIGQNCRFKVLKLNNKLNNVIVSRRAVIEEERHKKKSVTLELIKEGEILSGSVKNITDYGVFVDLGEVDGLLHISDISWGRINHPSDYFKVGDVIDVLVLKYEPESEKVTLGYKQKKADPWIDIDARYTEGNTVEGKVVGITDYGAFVELEDGVEGLVHVSELDWSPRPGHPSKYLEIGQQVSAVILKIENAQRRISLGIKQLKPKPWEVVAQKYAVGQKVIGKVRTITDFGVFVGMPEGVDALIHISDISWTKHIKHPSEVFRLKQKVEAVVLSLEPEKKRMLLGIKQMKPDPWVSDIPQRFKVGDNVNCKVLRVTEFGLFVEIEDSVEGLVYASEVVKDGDEDYIEGSLLESTIIKLDFEQRKIGLSMLGLKGK, encoded by the coding sequence ATGGAATTACAGAATAACGATTTAGAACAACTCTACGCCGGGACTTTTAAGACTATAAGCCCAGGCATGATACTGACCGGTAAGGTGGTATCAAAAAAACACGACGCAATTGTCGTGGATATCGGCTATAAGTCTGAGGGGTTTATTCCGATTGACGATTTCACGGCAGATGAGCTTCTGGAGTTACAGGAGGGGGGCGATATTGAAGTGCTGGTCTCCTCCATAAAGGACTCCGAGGGTACAATTACTCTTTCAAAGAGCAAGGCAAAGATACTTAAGACTCAGAAGCGTCTCCAGCGTTCCTTAGAAGAGGGCACGGTGCTTGAGGGCAAAATTGTGGAAAAAACCAAGGGAGGCTTTTTTGTTGACATATCCGGCGTAAAGGCGTTTTTGCCGGGGTCGCAGTACGACGTAAAGCAGTTGAAATCGTATGACGATGCTATCGGGCAAAATTGCAGGTTCAAAGTGCTCAAACTCAACAATAAACTCAACAACGTGATAGTGTCACGGCGTGCGGTGATTGAAGAGGAGAGGCACAAAAAGAAAAGCGTCACGCTTGAGCTTATTAAAGAGGGTGAGATTCTTTCCGGCTCGGTTAAAAATATAACCGATTACGGTGTGTTTGTTGATTTGGGAGAGGTGGACGGTCTGCTGCATATCTCAGACATTTCGTGGGGTAGGATAAACCATCCTTCGGATTATTTTAAAGTCGGCGACGTGATAGACGTACTTGTGCTTAAGTATGAGCCGGAATCAGAGAAAGTCACATTGGGGTACAAGCAGAAAAAAGCCGACCCGTGGATTGATATTGATGCAAGATACACAGAGGGTAACACGGTTGAAGGTAAGGTGGTGGGAATAACTGATTACGGCGCTTTTGTGGAGCTTGAAGACGGTGTGGAGGGGCTTGTCCACGTATCTGAGCTTGACTGGTCACCTAGACCGGGGCATCCTTCTAAATATTTAGAGATTGGACAGCAGGTCAGCGCTGTTATACTTAAAATAGAAAATGCTCAGAGGCGTATTTCTTTGGGCATTAAGCAGCTTAAACCCAAACCGTGGGAGGTTGTGGCTCAAAAGTACGCTGTTGGACAGAAGGTTATCGGAAAAGTCCGCACAATCACGGACTTTGGAGTTTTTGTCGGAATGCCCGAGGGAGTGGATGCTTTGATTCATATTTCTGACATTTCGTGGACTAAACACATAAAACATCCGTCTGAGGTGTTTAGGCTAAAGCAGAAGGTGGAGGCTGTGGTGTTATCTCTGGAGCCTGAGAAAAAACGAATGCTCCTTGGAATCAAGCAGATGAAGCCCGACCCGTGGGTAAGCGATATTCCACAGAGGTTTAAAGTTGGCGACAATGTTAACTGCAAGGTGCTGAGAGTTACCGAGTTTGGGCTGTTTGTAGAAATTGAGGACAGCGTTGAGGGACTGGTGTATGCCTCAGAGGTGGTTAAAGACGGAGATGAGGATTACATAGAGGGCAGTTTACTTGAGTCAACCATCATAAAACTTGATTTTGAACAGAGAAAAATCGGCTTAAGTATGCTTGGGCTAAAGGGCAAGTAA
- the sppA gene encoding signal peptide peptidase SppA, whose translation MSKNRKIILFFLGLFITLAAVAFVLTSLSDNVPLGEKIALVKVEGVILSSKETVKELKKYREDSSIKAIVVRVNSPGGAVVPSQEIYSEIKKTVGKKKIVVISMGSLAASGGYYISAPATKIIANHGTITGSIGVIMETLNVGGLMLKLGVSSEVVKSGRFKDIASMYRGIGKEERVILQGVLDDTHSQFIEAVAEGRHIPIERVREMADGRIFTGRQALALGLVDKLGTLQDAIYEAAKMAGIKGEPHVVTKKEDFSLTDLLSSKLNLNLLPGLKINYLMSF comes from the coding sequence ATGAGTAAGAACAGGAAAATCATATTGTTTTTTCTGGGGCTCTTTATAACATTAGCGGCAGTGGCCTTTGTGCTTACATCACTTTCTGACAATGTACCGTTGGGTGAGAAGATAGCGCTTGTCAAGGTTGAGGGCGTTATTTTAAGCTCTAAAGAGACAGTTAAGGAGCTTAAAAAGTACAGAGAAGACTCATCAATAAAAGCTATAGTGGTAAGAGTAAACAGTCCCGGCGGCGCTGTAGTGCCATCTCAAGAAATATACAGCGAGATAAAGAAAACCGTCGGGAAAAAGAAAATTGTGGTGATTTCCATGGGTTCATTGGCCGCAAGCGGAGGCTACTACATATCGGCGCCTGCTACTAAAATCATAGCCAATCATGGCACCATCACTGGCTCCATAGGGGTAATAATGGAGACATTAAATGTTGGCGGGCTTATGTTAAAACTGGGAGTGAGCAGCGAGGTGGTAAAAAGCGGCAGATTTAAAGACATTGCCTCCATGTACAGGGGAATTGGTAAAGAGGAGCGGGTAATTTTGCAGGGCGTGCTTGACGACACGCACAGTCAGTTCATAGAGGCTGTAGCGGAGGGACGTCATATACCCATAGAGAGAGTCAGAGAGATGGCAGATGGCAGAATTTTTACCGGCAGACAGGCGCTTGCCCTTGGTCTTGTTGACAAACTCGGCACACTGCAGGACGCCATATATGAGGCCGCTAAAATGGCAGGAATTAAGGGAGAGCCGCATGTGGTGACAAAGAAAGAGGATTTCTCACTGACGGATTTGCTTTCTAGTAAGCTTAATTTAAACCTGCTGCCCGGGTTAAAGATAAATTACCTGATGAGTTTTTGA
- a CDS encoding glycosyltransferase family 4 protein, translated as MPPKVAYPKILIISPCAFNHITGTGITFSNLFYGWPKENLAVATGDTVRVTKDVCSNYYFLTDAELPKMFPFNIVKKMISAKEGKVKDPEQKIVQPITDKRLLHTLSRKIFGSAGVPETGCLTSELTKWIEEFKPDVIYTITGSIGYPELVLKVHEKFKIPIVLHIMDDGVIAPNLTGVFSFYTMRKFNETIELIMRGASVRIAICREMAEEYEKRYGYPFNYFQSTVSDELLSLPHNDKVLTKETRVVYSGSIFSYAQLESLKNCCQCVIELAQEGYNISLNIYTALEIYKDISGELPKSAGVVRVFDALFGNQCMNVLRDAAILLLPVNFDKKSVNYIKLSMPTKVPFYLASGTPILVYGPTEVAQVKYAAHEGWGYVVSQRGVENIKKGLVELINNNELRQTLSKKAREIAAKNHSDSVVRTRFQELIKNCN; from the coding sequence TTGCCCCCTAAAGTAGCCTATCCAAAAATTCTTATCATCTCCCCCTGCGCTTTTAATCATATAACAGGAACCGGTATAACTTTTTCAAATTTGTTTTACGGTTGGCCAAAGGAAAATCTTGCTGTGGCAACCGGCGATACTGTTAGAGTTACAAAAGACGTCTGTTCAAATTATTATTTTCTGACAGATGCCGAACTCCCCAAAATGTTCCCATTTAACATTGTAAAAAAAATGATTTCTGCTAAAGAAGGGAAAGTTAAAGATCCTGAACAAAAAATAGTTCAACCTATAACTGACAAAAGGTTATTACATACTCTCAGCAGAAAAATATTTGGCAGCGCCGGGGTGCCGGAGACAGGTTGTCTTACCTCAGAACTAACTAAATGGATTGAAGAGTTTAAACCGGATGTAATCTACACAATAACAGGCAGCATCGGCTACCCTGAGTTGGTTCTTAAAGTGCATGAAAAATTCAAAATTCCGATTGTCCTTCACATCATGGATGACGGGGTGATTGCGCCCAATTTAACCGGAGTTTTTAGTTTCTATACAATGAGAAAGTTTAATGAAACCATTGAGTTAATAATGAGGGGAGCCTCAGTACGTATTGCTATTTGCAGAGAGATGGCTGAGGAGTATGAAAAGAGATATGGGTATCCGTTTAATTATTTTCAGAGTACGGTTAGTGATGAATTGTTGTCGCTGCCACACAATGACAAAGTGCTTACTAAAGAAACACGTGTAGTCTATTCCGGTTCTATTTTTTCTTATGCTCAACTTGAAAGTTTAAAAAACTGCTGCCAATGCGTTATTGAATTAGCACAAGAGGGATACAACATAAGCCTGAATATTTACACTGCTTTGGAAATTTATAAGGACATTTCTGGTGAGCTGCCAAAATCTGCGGGTGTTGTGAGAGTGTTTGATGCGCTTTTTGGCAATCAGTGTATGAATGTTCTCAGGGATGCGGCAATTTTGCTCCTGCCGGTAAATTTTGACAAAAAAAGCGTAAATTATATAAAACTTTCAATGCCAACTAAGGTACCGTTTTATCTGGCAAGCGGAACTCCTATACTTGTCTATGGCCCCACAGAAGTAGCTCAGGTAAAGTATGCAGCGCATGAGGGCTGGGGATATGTTGTCAGCCAAAGGGGTGTAGAAAACATTAAAAAGGGACTTGTTGAATTAATCAATAATAACGAGTTAAGACAAACTCTATCAAAAAAAGCCCGTGAGATTGCCGCAAAAAATCACTCCGACTCCGTTGTCAGAACCAGATTTCAAGAGTTGATAAAAAATTGTAACTAA
- the aroA gene encoding 3-phosphoshikimate 1-carboxyvinyltransferase, giving the protein MNVQKVNGLKGELTPPPDKSISHRAVFISSIAEGTSYVKNFLNARDPEATVNAFRALGVEITERKNELVIVGKGLIGLREPNDIIDCMNSGTTMRLLMGVFSGCQFFSVLTGDSSLRNRPMARVTEPLRLMGAQLMGREDGRYPPIAVRGCKLNGITYKMPIPSAQVKSSVLLAGLNADGCTTVTESAKSRDHTERMLKTFGADISVDGLSVKISGTNKLTASEITVPGDISSAAFFLAGAALVTGSEVVVKGVGLNETRTGFLDALKAMGADAAVQIDSDHRDEPQGDIRVKYTEGLKAVTLGRSDIPALIDEFPILCVLGLRAHGVTEIRGAEELRVKESDRIAAMVTELRKMGAVIEEYPDGVAMEGPQELHGATVESHGDHRIAMALSIAALIANGETTINGISSVEISYPGFFEQLRKLLV; this is encoded by the coding sequence ATTAATGTACAAAAAGTCAACGGCTTAAAAGGAGAGCTTACACCGCCTCCGGATAAGTCCATATCGCATCGTGCTGTGTTTATCTCATCCATTGCCGAGGGCACATCTTATGTTAAGAATTTCCTTAATGCCCGTGACCCGGAGGCTACAGTAAATGCCTTTAGAGCGCTTGGAGTTGAGATAACAGAGCGTAAGAATGAACTTGTTATCGTTGGCAAAGGTCTAATTGGATTAAGAGAACCCAATGATATAATTGATTGCATGAACTCTGGAACCACGATGAGGCTTTTGATGGGAGTGTTTTCCGGGTGCCAGTTTTTTTCGGTACTGACAGGAGACAGCTCCTTAAGAAACAGACCGATGGCAAGAGTAACGGAGCCGCTAAGGCTTATGGGTGCTCAACTTATGGGACGGGAGGATGGCAGATATCCTCCGATAGCAGTAAGGGGCTGCAAACTTAACGGAATAACCTACAAGATGCCGATTCCCTCGGCGCAGGTTAAGTCCTCAGTGCTTCTAGCTGGTTTAAATGCCGATGGCTGCACCACAGTTACGGAATCAGCAAAGTCCCGTGACCACACCGAACGGATGCTTAAAACATTCGGGGCTGATATATCTGTCGATGGACTTAGTGTAAAAATATCTGGCACAAATAAATTAACAGCCTCAGAGATAACAGTGCCGGGAGACATTTCCTCGGCTGCTTTTTTCCTTGCCGGAGCCGCTCTTGTTACTGGCTCTGAGGTAGTCGTAAAAGGTGTTGGTTTAAATGAAACAAGAACCGGATTTCTTGATGCGCTTAAAGCCATGGGAGCTGACGCAGCAGTTCAAATTGACAGCGATCACCGTGATGAGCCTCAAGGCGACATTAGGGTTAAATACACTGAGGGGTTAAAGGCTGTAACGCTTGGCCGCTCCGATATTCCGGCTTTAATAGATGAATTCCCCATCCTGTGTGTGTTAGGACTGCGCGCTCATGGGGTAACAGAGATACGCGGCGCTGAGGAGTTAAGGGTTAAGGAGTCGGACAGGATAGCGGCAATGGTCACAGAATTAAGAAAAATGGGAGCCGTAATAGAGGAATATCCAGATGGTGTTGCTATGGAGGGCCCGCAGGAGCTTCATGGCGCCACCGTAGAAAGCCACGGAGATCACCGCATAGCGATGGCGCTTTCAATTGCCGCACTTATTGCAAACGGTGAGACAACAATAAATGGGATATCCTCAGTGGAAATATCGTATCCAGGCTTTTTTGAACAATTAAGGAAATTACTCGTATAA
- the ispH gene encoding 4-hydroxy-3-methylbut-2-enyl diphosphate reductase: protein MKVTVAKRAGFCFGVKRAVDIAFDMASKRDGVCTLGPIIHNPQVVERLAEKGLKSVTEPEPDTKSLIIRTHGVPLDMYEKISNTGLEIVDATCPFVKKAQQYAKLLREENYQVIVLGDRDHPEVKSIMSYAGTDAIVLKEGEVPGKLKMKVGVVVQTTQPVSALTKLLSSIVDRVKELKVFNTICNSTALRLKETSEISSNVDVMIIAGGKNSANTTQLANHSRVLGVKTYHIETSLELMPEWFSEVKHVGITAGASTPDWIIDEIVERINHIGGITGNGITE, encoded by the coding sequence ATGAAAGTAACGGTGGCAAAGCGCGCTGGATTTTGTTTTGGTGTAAAGAGGGCTGTGGATATTGCCTTTGACATGGCCTCAAAACGAGACGGTGTGTGTACGCTTGGGCCTATAATTCATAACCCTCAGGTTGTAGAGCGGCTAGCTGAAAAGGGACTAAAAAGTGTGACAGAACCTGAGCCCGACACAAAATCGCTGATAATCCGCACACATGGCGTTCCACTTGACATGTACGAAAAGATTTCAAATACCGGGCTTGAAATTGTCGATGCAACGTGCCCGTTTGTAAAAAAAGCCCAGCAATATGCTAAACTTCTAAGAGAGGAAAATTATCAGGTGATAGTGCTTGGTGACAGGGACCATCCGGAGGTAAAGTCAATCATGAGTTACGCAGGCACAGATGCTATTGTGCTGAAAGAGGGCGAAGTGCCCGGCAAACTAAAAATGAAAGTCGGCGTCGTAGTTCAGACAACGCAGCCGGTGTCGGCACTGACAAAATTACTCTCAAGTATCGTCGACAGAGTCAAAGAGTTAAAAGTCTTTAACACGATATGTAATTCCACAGCGCTCAGACTCAAAGAGACAAGCGAGATATCCTCTAACGTTGACGTGATGATAATAGCCGGTGGCAAAAACAGCGCCAACACCACCCAGCTTGCCAACCATAGCCGTGTGTTGGGCGTCAAAACATACCATATAGAGACCTCTCTTGAGCTTATGCCTGAGTGGTTTAGTGAAGTCAAGCATGTAGGTATTACAGCCGGAGCATCTACTCCGGATTGGATAATAGATGAGATAGTAGAAAGAATTAATCATATAGGGGGCATAACAGGTAATGGAATTACAGAATAA
- a CDS encoding integration host factor subunit beta yields MTKSELINVITEKTSGLTRGQTEIIVETFFQSMMDALGRGEKIEIRGFGNFRLKERLARKARNPKTGEVVDVAAKKILHFKIGKELREMINSKP; encoded by the coding sequence ATGACAAAATCAGAGCTTATAAATGTGATTACTGAAAAAACCTCCGGCTTAACCAGAGGTCAGACCGAGATAATAGTCGAAACGTTTTTTCAAAGCATGATGGACGCACTTGGAAGAGGGGAAAAAATCGAAATACGTGGTTTCGGGAATTTTAGGTTGAAAGAACGGTTGGCACGAAAGGCCAGAAATCCTAAAACTGGTGAAGTAGTTGATGTAGCTGCCAAAAAAATCCTCCATTTCAAAATTGGCAAGGAACTTAGGGAAATGATAAATAGTAAGCCCTGA
- a CDS encoding ubiquinol-cytochrome c reductase iron-sulfur subunit yields MDEEALPVRGVKRLDYLFKVDQLGSKLSRDLAGVVYIVNNTRKIYALSPVCTHLGCFVTFNRHKNEFTCPCHGGRYDTEGVVLGGPPPEPLTRLPLKVENGKVFVGFKI; encoded by the coding sequence ATGGATGAGGAGGCACTTCCTGTAAGAGGAGTTAAGAGGCTTGACTACCTGTTTAAGGTTGACCAATTAGGGTCAAAACTATCCAGAGACCTGGCTGGCGTAGTATATATTGTAAACAACACAAGGAAAATCTATGCACTGTCTCCGGTTTGCACACATTTGGGATGTTTTGTCACCTTTAACCGACACAAGAATGAATTTACCTGTCCGTGTCACGGCGGGCGGTATGACACAGAGGGTGTGGTACTTGGCGGTCCTCCACCCGAGCCTCTGACACGACTACCCCTCAAAGTTGAAAACGGAAAGGTTTTTGTAGGATTTAAGATATGA
- a CDS encoding acylneuraminate cytidylyltransferase family protein, translating into MDVLAIIPARGGSKGLPRKNLRPLCGKPLIHYTLEAVSESKTITKAILTTDSDEIIETCRSFPYIEIPFKRPPELARDDTPMLPVVAHAVEFLENSQNYRPDYIVLLQPTSPLRTHIHIDEALQLLLTHNEADSVVSVVELPHNCNPFSIMKYDGRYLQPFMQYDESKNLRQLKPSFYARNGAAIYAATYECLMAKKSFFGDTVLPYFMKKEESIDIDDEFDFFVAETLISQRAKDIAP; encoded by the coding sequence GTGGATGTTCTTGCCATAATTCCTGCCAGAGGGGGTTCAAAGGGATTGCCCAGGAAAAACCTGAGACCATTGTGTGGAAAACCCCTCATACATTACACGTTAGAAGCTGTAAGCGAAAGCAAGACCATTACAAAAGCAATTCTTACCACGGATAGTGATGAGATTATTGAGACCTGCCGGAGTTTTCCATATATAGAAATCCCCTTTAAGAGACCCCCTGAGCTTGCACGTGACGACACCCCCATGCTGCCTGTCGTTGCACATGCTGTGGAGTTTTTAGAGAACTCTCAAAATTATCGCCCAGACTACATTGTGCTCCTTCAGCCAACATCCCCGCTAAGAACTCACATTCATATTGATGAGGCGCTGCAACTGCTGCTGACTCACAATGAGGCCGATTCAGTTGTAAGTGTGGTGGAACTACCGCACAACTGTAATCCGTTTTCAATTATGAAATACGACGGCAGGTATCTTCAGCCGTTTATGCAATACGATGAGAGTAAAAACCTGAGACAGCTAAAACCCAGCTTTTATGCACGTAACGGTGCAGCCATATACGCTGCTACCTATGAATGCCTTATGGCAAAAAAAAGTTTCTTTGGAGACACAGTGCTCCCATATTTTATGAAAAAAGAGGAAAGTATTGACATAGATGATGAGTTTGATTTTTTTGTAGCTGAAACATTAATTTCACAGAGGGCAAAAGACATTGCCCCCTAA